A window of the Henckelia pumila isolate YLH828 chromosome 3, ASM3356847v2, whole genome shotgun sequence genome harbors these coding sequences:
- the LOC140889556 gene encoding transcription factor HHO5-like, with amino-acid sequence MAEIVQELGSMYVPKTISQILIHVSTVDDFSTKVMILEFHIQALEDERRRIGASNHPLYYSFHFLEDAIEKLKQEIPRWKRSEKIPVGEELMPLKSGFERCLEQKEPNNINQKKEWMSSVQLWTKNQDTALHHKSNFEGYRGSSSGGNFNHKAGAFMPFQSATKKNKNPVSSLETGSAEVVPTDLNIKTKDRQQQKPKPQPLQKKERRCWSPEMHIQFVDALHQLGGVESATPKQIREVMNVEGLTNDEVKSHLQKYRVYIRKIHLQSGN; translated from the exons atGGCTGAAATTGTACAAGAGTTGGGATCGATGTATGTTCCGAAAACCATATCACAAATCCTCATACATGTTTCAAcagttgatgatttttcaacaAAAGTAATGATACTGGAATTTCATATCCAGGCATTAGAGGATGAAAGGAGGCGCATTGGTGCCTCAAATCATCCACTTTATTATTCTTTTCACTTCTTAGAAGATG CGATTGAGAAACTGAAGCAAGAGATACCGAGGTGGAAGAGAAGTGAGAAAATTCCAGTTGGGGAAGAATTAATGCCACTGAAGAGTGGCTTTGAAAGGTGTTTGGAGCAAAAGGAGCCAAATAACATCAACCAGAAAAAAGAATGGATGAGTTCTGTTCAACTATGGACCAAAAATCAAGATACTGCTTTGCACCATAAATCA AATTTTGAAGGATATCGAGGTAGCAGCAGTGGAGGTAATTTCAATCATAAGGCTGGGGCATTCATGCCGTTTCAGAGTGCcaccaagaaaaacaaaaatCCAGTTTCATCCTTAGAAACTGGCTCTGCAGAGGTAGTACCAACTGATTTGAACATCAAAACAAAGGATCGACAACAGCAGAAACCGAAACCGCAGCCACTGCAGAAGAAAGAGAGACGTTGTTGGTCTCCCGAAATGCATATACAGTTTGTTGATGCTCTACATCAGCTTGGAGGAGTAGAGT CAGCAACACCAAAGCAGATTAGGGAAGTCATGAATGTTGAAGGCCTAACCAACGATGAAGTCAAAAGTCATTTGCAG AAATACAGGGTTTACATCCGAAAGATCCATCTCCAGAGCGGAAACTAA